The Tubulanus polymorphus chromosome 1, tnTubPoly1.2, whole genome shotgun sequence genome contains a region encoding:
- the LOC141901503 gene encoding tyrosine-protein phosphatase 10D-like isoform X2 yields the protein MECHCKACCNKMTSHTYHVIRYNRHHIVSCVVLYMILLSSVCDCLTIDSSYPSVNSVQLSWKPVNAATSYSVSCANISAPSPTCQSNNCTGIVYGLDSGVTYNCTVTSVGAVESDSVKITTRPLPPAVRIQSRSVVSLDIAWTVDSNSVQDSVQISVADKNSAFRRLLNKSLDKNQDTAYVGNLESGDCYVVQVYSISRGQFSEPSLSLEAYTVPHPPLEATIKVESITTQSAVVSWLKPPNTTFEKYVVTVERSTGTKPVSTVDVLPNKTSADLTGLVAGYNYVVKIITVIANITSTTVSKQFVTVPSMPGMFSKSTPHLDNITVEWVKTPNEIFTNFILTINASIPNNTRVLPRETFKATFTGLSPGICYTFTLKAETSGVESAPREHRYCTKPNAPPELISSTITSNSVILSWKTPAGDYSGYRLTVSPSISQGTWPLLIPKPTTSTAVNGMIPGMVYLFKLQCVAGEFTFSDPTEVGVTTVPLPPTGFSATFTESTADISWNGPIEGKVESYDIKWVNEAIATDIGQGSSNITSYKITGLKSGYKYKIFVSSKSNGVISEPMSNFLFTKPKPPSRVFTSSKDNDTIIVEWVAPVDGSFSQYRINISPLPSRGTYPQIVASTQTNMMITSLSPATEYTFSVSTISNDIESSATELKETTNPNPVSEININDVGTTFVVISWSKPAGNIGAYSYKISWDSKSDSVTTESYNITGLIPGQQYLVQVQVISGNVFSSSVSDIVVTKPMIVENVAVKLLATNVLELKWETNKDSLQQTYEIRYRAVLENSASQYNLKKTSDKFVSFQTVTGEKYEIEIYAISRFQEIKSDAYKVSSDVIPPEMPQTLNVKEKTETSIKISWTQPSGYLTGYNLEIKENGKPIRPPSPVDKSLTLYDIQVLSGHTYFIALTSLTTGASSKPATLSVTSIPTCTVELSEKTTNETIEITYSDQPPSTNLFDSYKFELKLGKSPVNLIDNVIQPKTPPNGTISFNKDIVSGQKYQVSVVTISKTEISSPKTLPVVAKPNVVKPESVAQTNRINFTWARPTGVVEAYRLYCVNQADCGNKAFIETTRTSLSLTSLQPHKIYNFFFVSVSHATESRSIPIIVETGQSAPGPVRDIQISDLKPYELKLIWTPPHRNNINGVLKKYIIEYITSYQSKNVSYVNRTEVAHFGNSEHKQMAVINELRGGYTYYFTIKAETGGGIGPGNSISQLTPVEPPAFKVPINSSQPKASQKILNNSTMISASFINPFSEKNGAILYYSVIVAEKSSDLTGKVKFYDEIKDLAVWTPYASIYQCDIFMYPKECQNNGVQRSKRHVIQKRSANAVDILLGVQQCQNPGQPCNGPLKPNTDFRVKLRAYTIDGQFTDTPYSQPIKTAVEPFDTKGIIIGVVIAVVVLVIVVIVIGVIIYRRYINGPKPHPPDLPPRPDEEIPIIVNSRPVKLTEFEEHFKYMSADTDFRFAEEYEELSLIGRELTTENSQHQCNRMKNRFTNILPYDWSRVKLCPMEDEDGQISDYINANYMPGYTSKREFIVSQGPLPSTIDDFWRMIWEQNSRAIVMVTQLIENGRVRCEQYWPRHSDPVYYGDVEVTILTETRYKDFSVMELMLKKDGYKRYLTHFYYRVWPDHGVPLETSSLLAFIRYIRAKLQPGGPITVHCSAGVGRSGTYIALDRAIQHIEHHDSIDVYGIVYEMRKSRKYMVQTEQQYVFIHLCILDVLKGKENQGSPELAGQENGGYEGQKVVPDILIER from the exons ATGGAATGTCACTGCAAAGCTTGCTGCAACAAGATGACTTCTCACACATATCATGTTATCCGATATAATCGCCATCATATTGTTTCATGTGTTGTTTTATACATG ATTCTTTTATCAAGTGTATGTGATTGTCTTACAATTGATAGTTCATATCCGAGTGTCAATTCCGTCCAGTTGTCATGGAAACCTGTGAATGCTGCTACCTCTTATTCTGTCTCATGCGCCAATATCTCGGCTCCGTCACCCACCTGCCAAAGCAATAACTGTACGGGAATTGTTTATGGACTCGATTCTGGAGTTACCTATAATTGTACGGTTACATCTGTGGGCGCTGTTGAGTCTGATTCAGTAAAGATTACCACGA GACCTTTACCGCCTGCCGTTAGAATTCAAAGTCGTAGCGTAGTATCCCTGGATATTGCTTGGACTGTGGATTCAAACAGCGTCCAAGATTCAGTTCAAATATCGGTCGCCGACAAAAACTCAGCTTTTCGAAGGTTATTGAACAAAAGCCTCGATAAAAATCAGGATACGGCTTATGTCGGTAATTTAGAATCTGGTGATTGTTACGTGGTTCAAGTCTACAGCATTTCCAGGGGACAATTCAGCGAACCATCGTTATCTTTGGAAGCATATACCG TGCCCCATCCACCATTGGAGGCTACGATCAAAGTCGAATCTATCACCACCCAGTCGGCTGTCGTGTCCTGGTTGAAACCACCCAACACGACATTCGAAAAATATGTTGTAACTGTTGAGCGCAGTACTGGTACGAAACCGGTCAGCACTGTAGATGTATTACCAAATAAAACATCGGCTGATTTGACCGGTCTGGTTGCTGGTTATAATTATGTCGTTAAGATTATAACCGTAATCGCTAATATTACAAGTACAACAGTTTCAAAACAGTTTGTAACCG tcCCGAGTATGCCTGGAATGTTTTCAAAGAGTACCCCGCATCTCGATAATATAACTGTAGAGTGGGTAAAAACTCCCAACgaaatatttacaaacttTATTCTGACTATCAATGCCTCAATACCGAACAATACCAG AGTGTTACCTAGAGAAACATTTAAAGCTACATTCACTGGGCTGTCACCTGGAATCTGTTATACATTTACTTTGAAAGCAGAGACGTCTGGAGTGGAGAGTGCACCACGAGAACACAGATACTGTACCA AGCCAAATGCGCCGCCCGAGTTGATATCATCTACAATTACATCCAACTCGGTCATTCTGTCTTGGAAAACCCCTGCTGGTGACTACTCTGGATACCGTCTTACAGTTTCACCTAGTATCAGTCAAGGAACGTGGCCATTATTGATTCCAAAACCTACAACGTCGACTGCAGTTAATGGAATGATACCTGGAATGGTTTATCTATTCAAGTTACAATGTGTCGCCGGGGAATTCACTTTCAGTGATCCAACTGAGGTTGGAGTCACAACAG TGCCACTTCCTCCGACTGGTTTCTCAGCTACCTTCACTGAAAGTACAGCCGATATAAGTTGGAACGGTCCAATAGAAGGAAAAGTTGAAAGCTATGATATAAAATGGGTTAACGAAGCTATTGCAACAGATATTGGCCAAGGGAGTTCAAACATTACGAGTTACAAGATAACTGGTTTAAAATCAGGATATAAATACAAGATTTTTGTATCATCGAAATCGAATGGAGTTATAAGTGAACCAATGAGCAACTTTTTATTCACCA AGCCTAAACCACCGAGTAGAGTGTTTACCAGTAGCAAAGATAATGACACTATTATCGTGGAGTGGGTGGCTCCAGTTGATGGTAGTTTCTCTCAGTATAGAATTAACATCTCGCCACTACCTAGCAGGGGAACTTACCCGCAGATTGTTGCTTCAACTCAAACAAATATGATGATAACATCATTGTCACCAGCTACTGAGTACACATTCTCTGTATCAACTATCTCCAATGATATTGAAAGTTCAGCTACGGAGTTGAAGGAAACAACAA aCCCTAACCCGGttagtgaaataaatatcaatgatgttGGAACAACATTTGTGGTAATAAGCTGGTCAAAACCAGCTGGAAATATTGGGGCTTATTCGTACAAAATATCGTGGGATTCGAAATCAGATTCAGTCACAACGGAATCGTACAACATCACTGGACTTATACCTGGTCAACAATACTTAGTACAAGTGCAGGTGATCTCTGGAAATGTTTTCAGTTCCTCAGTATCTGATATAGTTGTTACTA AACCAATGATCGTTGAAAATGTCGCTGTGAAGCTACTTGCTACTAACGTTCTTGAACTGAAATGGGAAACGAACAAAGACAGCCTTCAGCAAACCTATGAGATTAGATACCGTGCTGTTCTTGAGAATTCTGCCAGCCAATACAACTTAAAGAAGACATCAGAtaaatttgtcagttttcaAACTGTTACAGGAGAAAagtatgaaattgaaatatatgctATAAGTCGGTTTCAAGAGATAAAAAGTGACGCGTACAAAGTGTCATCTGATGTTATAC CACCTGAGATGCCTCAGACCTTGAATGTTAAGGAGAAAACTGAAACAAGTATAAAGATATCATGGACTCAACCTAGTGGATATTTGACCGGCTATAATTTAGAGATTAAAGAGAATGGGAAACCAATAAGACCTCCTTCTCCAGTTGATAAATCTCTTACCTTGTATGATATCCAAGTGCTGTCCGGGCATACGTATTTTATTGCATTGACTTCATTAACGACTGGTGCATCAAGTAAACCAGCAACTCTATCTGTTACATCGA TTCCAACTTGCACTGTTGAATTATCGGAGAAAACCACGAATGAAACTATCGAGATAACATACTCAGATCAACCACCTTCAACGAATCTCTTTGATAGTTATAAGTTCGAATTGAAATTAGGAAAATCACCAGTCAATTTGATAGATAATGTGATTCAACCAAAAACTCCCCCGAATGGAACAATATCATTCAATAAAGACATAGTgtctggtcaaaaataccaaGTGTCCGTAGTAACCATCAGTAAAACGGAAATAAGTTCACCAAAAACACTTCCTGTGGTTGCCA AACCGAATGTTGTCAAACCTGAATCCGTAGCCCAAACAAACAGGATTAATTTCACATGGGCTCGGCCTACTGGAGTGGTAGAAGCATATCGACTGTATTGTGTGAACCAAGCCGATTGTGGGAATAAAGCATTTATTGAAACAACTCGGACGTCTCTATCATTAACTTCACTACAGCCTCATAAGATATACAACTTCTTCTTTGTGTCTGTTAGCCACGCCACTGAAAGTCGTAGTATACCAATTATTGTAGAAACTGGTCAAAGCG CTCCCGGACCAGTAAGAGACATTCAGATATCTGATCTTAAACCATATGAACTGAAGTTGATCTGGACCCCTCCGCATCGGAACAACATCAATGGCGTgttaaagaaatatatcatagAATATATTACCAGTTATCAATCTAAG AACGTGAGTTATGTAAATCGTACTGAAGTTGCCCATTTTGGAAATTCTGAACATAAACAGATGGCAGTAATCAATGAGTTGCGAGGTGGATACACTTATTATTTCACT ATAAAAGCTGAAACAGGAGGTGGTATTGGTCCGGGTAACTCGATATCACAGCTGACACCTGTTGAAC CACCTGCTTTCAAAGTACCGATAAACTCTTCACAGCCGAAAGCTtcacagaaaattttgaataactcAACCATGATTTCTGCAAGTTTTATTAATCCATTCTCAGAAAAAAATGGCGCCATATTGTATTATAGTGTTATTGTGGCAGAGAAATCATCAGACCTCACTGGAAAAGTAAAATTCTATGACGAAATAAAAGACTTGGCAGTGTGGACGCCCTATGCGAGCATATATCAATGTGATATTTTCATGTATCCGAAAGAATGTCAAAATAATGGTGTACAGCGATCAAAACGACATGTCATACAGAAAAGAAGCGCAAATGCTGTGGATATTCTGTTAGGTGTTCAGCAGTGTCAGAATCCTGGACAACCTTGTAACGGTCCATTGAAACCCAACACAGATTTCAGAGTTAAACTCAGAGCTTATACTATTGATGGTCAATTTACAGATACACCATATTCTCAGCCTATTAAAACTGCAG TGGAACCCTTTGATACAAAGGGTATTATTATTGGAGTGGTAATAGCTGTTGTTGTGTTGGTGATTGTTGTAATAGTtattggagtaatcatttacCGTCGGTATATCAACGGGCCGAAACCTCATCCACCTGACCTGCCTCCTAGGCCTGATGAGGAAATTCCTATCATAGTTAACAG TCGTCCCGTTAAACTGACTGAATTTgaagaacatttcaaatacatgaGTGCTGACACTGACTTCAGATTTGCTGAAGAATACGAG GAATTATCTCTGATCGGTAGAGAATTAACTACTGAAAACTCTCAGCATCAATGCAACCGGATGAAAAATCGCTTTACTAATATTCTACCGTATGATTGGTCGAGAGTGAAATTATGTCCAATGGAGGATGAAGATGGTCAGATATCAGATTATATCAATGCTAATTATATGCCT GGCTACACATCGAAACGGGAATTCATAGTATCACAAGGTCCGCTACCTTCAACTATTGACGATTTCTGGAGGATGATTTGGGAACAAAATTCTCGAGCTATCGTGATGGTAACCCAACTTATAGAAAATGGACGG GTCCGTTGTGAACAATACTGGCCGCGACACTCTGATCCTGTGTACTACGGTGACGTTGAAGTGACCATCTTGACGGAGACACGTTATAAGGATTTCAGTGTGATGGAACTAATGCTAAAAAAG GATGGTTACAAACGATATTTGACACACTTTTATTACCGTGTCTGGCCTGATCACGGCGTCCCGCTGGAAACGTCCTCATTGTTGGCATTTATTCGGTATATACGTGCAAAACTGCAGCCGGGAGGACCAATTACAGTACATTGTAG CGCGGGAGTCGGCCGTTCAGGGACATATATTGCCCTTGACCGTGCAATACAACATATCGAGCACCATGATTCGATTGATGTGTATGGCATTGTCTATGAGATGAGAAAAAGTCGTAAATACATGGTGCAAACCGAG CAACAGTATGTGTTCATTCACCTATGTATACTAGATGTTCTGAAAGGTAAAGAGAATCAAGGTTCACCAGAATTGGCCGGCCAAGAAAATGGCGGATATGAAG GCCAAAAAGTTGTTCCAGACATCCTTATTGAGAG atga